DNA from bacterium:
AAATATCCTTTCATCCCTGATGCCGTAGTTTTTATTCAGTGACAGCGGCGGCAGTCTTTTTAAACCGGGCTCTTTGGTGATCTCCAGCATTCCGGTGTTGAAAAGCTCCGGGGCCGGCCAGGCAGTGCCTATCACCGGTTTGATCTCCCGGCTGTAAGATATGGGGGCCAGCTGCCCGAGTATCCCGCTCTGACGAAAACTGCCCAGCAGGAAAAGGCCCCGGCCTTTTTGCCGCACCAGGTTGACGATGGCTTGTTCCGCCGCCGTTGGAAGATCCCCGGGCTTTATGTTCCCAATTATGATCGCGTCATATTTGTCCAGCGAATCAAGGTTGCCTTTAGCTTCCCGCCCCCCGGAAAGGATCTTTTTCCACCCCGTCCCCTGTTTTATAAGGATATCAGCGGTATAGGCGGGATTGAGGCCTATGGCCTGCTGCCAGAATCTCAGGTCCCAGCCGGGATCCGAACAGATGAATAACAGCCTGAAATTCTTCTTGACCACGCTGATGACGGCGGAGGCCTGGTCCAGCCGTTGTTTGCCGGAGTTCTCCAAAACTATCGTGTAACGGTGAAGGCCTTCCGGTTTGGGTATCAGTCCAAAGGTCAACACCGTATCGCTTTTAAGGTCCAGCCTCTTCTCCGCCAGTTTAACGCCGTTCTCCCACAGGCTCACCCGGCCTCCGGTCAGCTTCCCCTGGATGTTCAGGCTGATCTCGGCCGGCTGGCCGGCCTCGACCTCGTTATCGTTCCAGACATCGGTGATCAAGGCATTTTTTAAACCGCCGGTCGGGCCGAATCCGATCGCATATATTGGAATGCCGGCTGCCGCGGCCCGGACCGGATCATCGCCCCGGTTGTGACCCCCGTCCGATAAAAGCAGGATGGCCCCGGGCTTGTTCCGGCCGGCCGATATAAGAGCCTCGGACAGGTCGGTATATTCCAGCGGTTTTACCAAGCTGCCTGGCAGGCCTTCCGCCAGCCCTTTCTCAGTTGTCCGGTAAACCGGCGTTTTTCGCCCCGGCAGATCCAGGCGGGAAGCAATGACTGCCGCCCTCTGCCAGCGGTTCTGGGGCTGGCCGTCATTAAGGGTCATGCTTTGGGAGGCATCGGCCAGGACCAGCAGGCTTTGTTTTTCCCTGCCCCGCAATAGGGGAAAAAGGTCCAGCAGGACCAGGCCCAAAACAACGGCCGTCCCCAGACGCAGGGCCAACAGCACCGCCCATTTTGACCGGGAAAGGCCAGAACGCTCCCGCCACCCCAGCACCAAAGATGCAGCCAGCAATATGATTGTCAACGTCCAGATCATGCTTTGATTATACTTTTAACCTTGACTAAAGTCAACTTGCAAATCAAACAGGCCGCACTAAATGAACATCCGCCCTGCCGAATTATTGGACAGAGCGGATGTTTGGTTTCAAGCCTGCTTCCCCCGGGGAGATCAGGCCACGTTCTTATTGAAGGAATCCTGAATGATGGCGGCGCCGATGATGCCCAGCAGGAACTGCAGAATAAAGGCCAGCACCCCGGAGGTCTTGCCGCCGGTCACCAATTCCACGCCCTCGGAATACTTCCACATCCACCACAGGTTCACTAAGGGGATGATGATCAGCCAGGCGGTGGGTATCTGGGCGCCCTTGGCGTTCATTTCGATCTTGGTCTGCACCACCCAATAAAGTCCGTAAAATCCGAAAGTAACAAAGGGAAGCAGCAGTACCGCTATGGGATTCCGTTTTTTCATGGCGATCTCCTTTTGGGGTTGTGGTTGGTGTTATGTTACTTGGCCAATTATATCGATCGTACTTGATTAACTATACCTTTAAAATATCCCGAAATCAACAAATATTTGAAAATATTACTGCCTTACGAAATGGGGCATTTCCATTGGTATCTCCAGGGACAGTTCCACTAATCCGCCGTATTTCCCGTCCTGGAACCAGGGGCACTGATAGATCAGTTTCTTCACCCCCTGCTTCTCAATGGTGTAAACATTCCTGCCCTGGGTCTTCAAAAGATCCAGCAGCTTGGTCCGGGCCGGCTCGGGGTGGCACTCCACCAGGCTTTGTCCTATCAAGGCGGCTCCGCCGTATTTGGCGAAGGTCTTAACCGCCCTGTCATTCATATGCAGTATGATGCCCTGAGGATCGCAGACCGTCACGGCGCCGTCAAATTCTTTTAACCAGTCGTTCATATTAACTCGTTTTATATTTTACGATTTCGGTGCCCCTTCGACACGGACTTCGGCAGGGCCTCGATGAACTCAGCCTAACATCTCAGTCTGGCAGCTCAGGGCAAGTATTTTGTAGTCAGTCAGATAGATATTCTTTGTGCCTTGGTGTCTTTGTGGCTAAAAGATAATCTTTGCTCAGTATTTCACCGTGTTTCTTCCCGCCCGCTTGGCCTCGTAAAGCTTGGTGTCGGCATGGTGCAGCATGACCAGATGGCTTTCCACCTTGGTATTGTAGGATATGCCCTGGCTGATGGTCACTTTCAATCCGGTTGTCAATTGATCCCAGTCATGTCCCTCCACCGCCTTCCTGATCCGCTCGCAGACGAAGATGGCCCCGTTGGAAGGGGTTTCCGGCAGCAACAGCAGGAATTCCTCTCCGCCGTAACGGGCGATAAAGTCCACCTCCCGGGAGCTTTCTTTCAATATTTGAGCAACAACCATCAATACCTGGTCCCCCGTCTGGTGACCGAAATCGTCGTTGATCCGCTTGAAATGATCCAGGTCGGCCATTATCACGATCAGGTTCCGGTTATAGCGCTGGGCCCGGAGAAACTCCCGGGACAGCTGGAGATCGATGAAACGGCGGTTATACAGCCCGGTCAGGCTGTCTTCGCTGTTCTGGCGCTCCAGCACTGCCTTCTGTGCCTGCAGTTCCTCCAACAGCAGGGTCTTCTGCTGGTTGGCGTCGGCCAGGGTCTGATATAGGTTCTGCAGTTCCGAATATGCCCGGTTCAATTCATCTATCAGCTCTTCTTTTTTCAGGTCTTTTTTTTCGTTAAGAAGGCTGAACCTGGACATGAGTTTTTTGACTTTGTTTTTCATCTATCGGTAAAGGTTTTCCGGGTCCCTCAATGTGGACTGATTAAAGGACAGCCCAGCCTGATCGCTCAGTTCTGGGCTGTCTCGGAATATCACTTATCTTCGGTCTCCCCGTTGGCTTCCCCGTTTCCCTCTTCTTCCGAGGCCGCCAGCCTGGCCACGTCCACCACCTGGTCCTTGTCATCCAGGTTTATCAGGCGGACCCCCTGGGTGGCCCGGCCCATCACCCGGACGTTCTTCAGGGCCAGCCGTATCACCTGGCCCCCGGCCGAGATGATCATCAGTTCGTCGGTGTCCACCACCTCCTTGACCGCCACCACCGGGCCGGTCTTGTCGGTGATCTTCATGGTGATCACGCCCTTGCCGCCCCGGCGGGTGACCCGGTATTCCTCGATCTCGCTCCGCTTGCCGAAGCCCTTAAGGCAGACCGTCAGCAGCGAACCCTCGCGCTTGACCGCCACCATCCCCACCACGAAATCCTTCTTGTCCAGGGTGATGCCCCGGACCCCGGCCGCATTCCTGCCCATGGCCCGGACATCGCTCTCGTGGAAGCGGCAGGCTTGCCCCTGGTTGGTCACCAGGATCACATCCTCGCTGCCGTCGGTCATCTTGGCCTCGATCAGCAGATCCTTGCCGTCCACCGTGGCCGCGATGATCCCGGCCTTGCGGGGATTGGCGAATTCGGACAGGGCGGTCTTCTTGATGGTCCCCTCCTTGGTGGCCATCACCACAAAATGCTGTTCGTCGAATTCCTTGACCGCGATGTAGGCCGCTATCTTTTCGTCGGGCTTCATCTCCAGCAGG
Protein-coding regions in this window:
- a CDS encoding DNA gyrase C-terminal beta-propeller domain-containing protein, whose protein sequence is PRRTEILAATEEKFSVEDLIAEEDMVITISHAGYIKRLSVSSYKRQGRGGKGVTGMTTRDEDFVEGMFIASTHHYILFFTDKGRCYWLKVYEVPEGGRAAKGRQISNLLEMKPDEKIAAYIAVKEFDEQHFVVMATKEGTIKKTALSEFANPRKAGIIAATVDGKDLLIEAKMTDGSEDVILVTNQGQACRFHESDVRAMGRNAAGVRGITLDKKDFVVGMVAVKREGSLLTVCLKGFGKRSEIEEYRVTRRGGKGVITMKITDKTGPVVAVKEVVDTDELMIISAGGQVIRLALKNVRVMGRATQGVRLINLDDKDQVVDVARLAASEEEGNGEANGETEDK
- a CDS encoding DUF4234 domain-containing protein, translating into MKKRNPIAVLLLPFVTFGFYGLYWVVQTKIEMNAKGAQIPTAWLIIIPLVNLWWMWKYSEGVELVTGGKTSGVLAFILQFLLGIIGAAIIQDSFNKNVA
- a CDS encoding diguanylate cyclase; the protein is MKNKVKKLMSRFSLLNEKKDLKKEELIDELNRAYSELQNLYQTLADANQQKTLLLEELQAQKAVLERQNSEDSLTGLYNRRFIDLQLSREFLRAQRYNRNLIVIMADLDHFKRINDDFGHQTGDQVLMVVAQILKESSREVDFIARYGGEEFLLLLPETPSNGAIFVCERIRKAVEGHDWDQLTTGLKVTISQGISYNTKVESHLVMLHHADTKLYEAKRAGRNTVKY